TCTGACGCAGTTCAAAGTTTTTTCCCGCAGCTCTTCTCTCAGTATGAACTCTGCTGACCTCAGCAGTTTATCTTATCATGTAGCTGAAAAGGTGTAACCTGCAAGTTTCACTGTCAGAATTTTTCCGAATCTGAACCGGTCCATCTAGAATGAAGAGCCTGTGGAAGCAGTGGTCCTCATTTATGATGCCGGTACCTCTGCAGATGTGTTGGGAGAGATCAATGCTCATGATGCCTTGATTCCCCCAGGATAGCATGCTAATGGTGTTCCTAGCttgtttaaattttaaaaaaaaattaaaaaaaatgctacaGCATAGTAAGTGCCCCTCTCTGGAATGTAATGGTGATAAacataccgtaatttctggactatagagcgcacctgattaaaagccgcataatctaattttagaattaacaaacagacaggtaagaaacaacagccactcttttcacttgtatgtttatacagagaccttaaatccaatttttatcacatcaggattttttaacttttcttttaatttaatccgcttagcaacataaatatattgtacaggtaaatgcttttttttctaatggtgtctgtaatgcagctaccttgaaatatacgtttatatcagctacacacaaattacgttgtttatgcttttttactcaaacaatgaacaatttaaaactccccgatggcccacctctaaaatcttctattttcatcgcggtggcgattgcttttgccttctgtctgatttgtacagtggaaacaccgcggccgcctgctctgtgtgttgacccagtcttccagaaagttttcacattcgggccacctgcgatgtttacgtctaaaagcttttgtcgtctttttgctttcgatcagttcttcaggcaggcgtctccaccttctcaccattgattactgtaatgtatgccaagattacgcacagcagctcgatttccttcttcaaccgccagagtgatcgcttttaacttaaaagtcgcatcatatgcttttcttctagtattttccatgaagaaaatgagggttagtaaaaatgactgattcacaatagttgtgatagtgcgccacgaaaaaaacataaataagccgcaccgtagaataagccacagtgtttaaagtgtacaAAAAAAGtggcggcttatagtccggaaattacggtagttGGAACATTGTTTCGCCTATCGTGCCCACTCACTGATAACTGCACGGATACAGCTTTGttacatgtatttttttttctttctcagaTGACcgaacagaggaaaaacaagcagcGACTTGGATTTCTGGGTCCTCCTCAGGTCAACCATCATATCCCGACCCACTGAGGGGCTCCAGACTCAATGGTGGCACCACCATGGCCACTCTACTGCAGGGCGCACGCATCCCCACAAACTCCAGCCTGTAACACCATGTGTACCAAGATAAGATTGGACCATGCCTTTACCGTGAGACGTCGGCTGTCTCGCCAACGGAAACTGCACCTTGTATCAACCCTGAGTGACAAGCGGCGTTGCATCATCTCTGTCATCTGCGCACACCCTCATACAGACAGGCTCAGCTCTGTGAATGATTGACCAAACACAGCACACATCTGCCAGTGTGGTGTTGGTGCGCCAGACGGAGATAAAGGAAAGTGTTGTTTTCCGCTAATGTGTTAGGGAGCAGATCGGAATGCTGCAGAGAGTTCGGCATCTGAGGGTGGAAAGCAAGTTGGGGGATTCTTTTCACCTCCTTGAACTGTCACTCTGGGAAGAACATTAAGGAGCctcacaaatatatatattttttagatTTGTAATAGTTTACATTCTGTGGTTCATAAAGggatttctattgtttttacATGAGGAAAGAGAATCCATGCTGCCTTAACTAACATGAGTcccttttaaaaacaacacattggAATTACGACATGTGCACGTTGGTTCAAAAGGGTAAACTCACCGGAAAACAGTAGCTTGGCAGAGTTTTTACATGTTATGTGTAGAACCTGGTATTTTCTGGAGCATTTCAGTCTGAGAATAAAGGTTAATACAGAATTGCAATAGTGTAGCAGTTACTTGAGAAAGCCTTAATCACATACTGGTACGTTGTTAAGGACTGACCGAAGGTGAAGATCTCAGTTCTTTCATATGTAATTCTTAaacgtttgtgtttttaaattatCTTCACTACTCTGAACTAACTGGATCCAAATGTTTTTCACAGTTGCACAACGTAACTCCAGGTTACAAACACGTGCCACTGTGACATAATGtcgtggggtttttttttttcatgtggttGGATGTGGTAATAAATTTGTAACGTGCCTACTTGACTTGAGTTCCAGCGTATTATCATAGAGCAACAAGTCCTTGTCATAAGACTTGTGATGCATTCCCACCCCTTTCCAAATGTTATGTTTCTTTTTCAGTCCTATGACATTAAAACCTAAATAACAAATTCTCtggaaatgtaaatattcagatttttttcaaCTTCTTGATATTTATCCCCAATAATCAGTCAGAGCAAGCTGGtattttattttggaaggtTTGCTGTGATGTTTCAAATCTAAGTAGTCAGAGTCCAAGTTTACCTTGTAAAGACGTTACAATGTGATTAGTTTTGTAGGGTTAGCTGCAGAGTTACATAAATGTTTTTATAACAGCTGTATCTGAGTGAAGGGCTTAATTACAATTGGAAGCAAAAGTCAAGCAAACAGTTGCTCAATAGTGTGATTAGGAACTCAGAGTTCCATCACACTGTGTATAAACATTGGAGATAGTGTTAAGTTATGTCCCTGCAGTCCAAAGTGACCTGCTGTGGCGATGAAGGGCTGGCTTTGTCCATCCGCCGGTCTCTGCTCAGTCTGTCACCATCTCACTGGTTTCAGCCATTCACAGGCTAGGTGATTAAACATTCGGTTCACAGGGAAATCGTGGATTCGCCCCAGCTGGTTGCCTGTGTGTCTTTATACATGTGACATATTTAATATGACCTGTCCTACTATTGACTTTCCTCAGAGGAGTTTACCTCCTGTAACAACCATTAAAACTGGCTCACGCCATAATGGCGAGCGGCACTGGCGGCATTAAAGAAATGTAGGGGCCGTCGCCATATTGTGACCCCAAAAATGCTCTTCCTCCCATGGTTTGGTGGTTTTAATCTCAAAAGTATTTAGCTTCACTGTCCTCTTTAGCCAAGACTCTTTAAATATCTTCAGGGGGGCCTAAAATAATACAGAAGATGATCCGGTTCAGTTCATCCTGAGCACAGGGAACATTTCTCTGCACGTGGCCTGTTTATTATTTACTCGTGAATGTAACCTTAGACACATTTGGAAGATGGTTATCTCCTTCAGGCTCGGGTGTTTCCACGCTCCTCGCAGTCAACAGTCACGTTCTTATCCTGTGTGCATTTGTAGGGGCGTGGAAACACCCAAAGGTCAATAAAACAGGGCTGTGTCCCAAACACCTCTGTGGCAGCACTGAGTGACTCACCACGGATCAGTTCATCTCTCTGCATCAGCCATGTATATTTAACCCAAAAGAATCGTCCTGAAAACTTTAATCCCTTTACTGAAATGCGGAAAGTCTTCTTTTAAGACCGCGGCAGCTTCATGGACCACCAGAGCCAAATATCGTccaggttttgtttgttttgtaaaaTGAACTGACCACAGAGGGAGTGGAGGGCGCCGTCAAACTGTCATTTCTATAAACAGCCAGCGCCTGGTCACCCGACACGTGACTTCCTTTGTCTTGCGCCAGTTTGAACTTTTGAAGTCACATGATCCAGTCAGGTTCAAACACAGAGCCAGCATTTAAAATGGATTATAAGAAAATATGATGTGCTgaatatctaaaaaaaaacaacaaatattacATAAGAGCATGTAATTATGTCTAGCACAAACAGCCATAGCTGCTGATTTGAAAAATACTTGTGATATTCTGGATCTGACCCTTAACTTTCTGGCCATTCTTTCTATATTTATGTGTatataagaaaataaaacaaatgcaatGTTTAAATCCACGGAACTACTCAGATTCCAACTAACGTAATGAACTTGGGCAGTTATGTAGCCTTCTGATTGGCTAGATAAAAGTCTGAAACGTTTGAAAGATCCAGGGTGTGATACTCATaacaaaaagcagcatttgtCAATTTAAAGAGGTAGAAAATGACAGCCTGAGTCATCCTCTTGCATAGTGTAAACGCCCAGTTTCCTTTTTACAGCATTTTGGGCCGTTGGAACCTTGGTGACACCCTGACCTCACTTCCCGTTTTTACATACTTCTGGTCTGAGCAGGTGAACAAGGACGAGGGCTCCCAATGAATTACAGTTAAAGAATAGATACTAAAAGAATTCTACACAATTGGAAAAAGTCCTCAGAATTATTTTAACATCTAGTACCTGcatagtctgtgtgtgtgtttgtctgtgtgtgtgtgtgtgtgtgtgtgtgtgtgtgtgtgtgtgtgtgtgtgtgtgtgtgtttaaaactgcttatttgttgttttaaccaGATCCACTGTAAATCAAATACACTGTGAAGGTAAAACTGTATTTTGTAACTATaaacagaactgaagaagccttctggatagaaggcgaaacgtcttcaagagaagaaacccagtccagttgacagagaaaactaccttggtaACTATAAACAGGTCAAATTAAATTATTCACGTCATTTCTGGACTCTTTACCATCCCCTTATTCTTTAAAACCATCTAAAACTAAATCTGAGATGTCTTCATTGAGACAATAAACCAAACTTCCATGGCTGTTCCTTCTGCTCTGTCCCATCTAAAGGACCATGTCAGGCAGATGATTTGCGCCCCATGTccagctgtctgtctgagtCCCCCTTGCCTCTCCCtggcccctccctcccctccctgagTAGTTTGACTCCTACAGGCTGTTTGAGTCATGCCGGTTACTGGCCTGACATCCACCTCCAGAAACCACAGAACCCAGTTCCAGTCCCTCTTTTTTCCAATCAAAGACTGCACACagtatttattttagtttataAAGTagcaaaaaaaacagaacaaatgctACAGATGGGACGCTGTTTGAGTTTTAACAGTGTAAAAAAGAGCAAGCAGCTTAAGAAGTTTCGTACTGTAGAACTTCCtaattttacaataaaaataatatttgcATCCTATAAACTGAGCAAGCCCAGCATTTGAATGTGCGCTCCAAAGCATTCTGGAGCAACCAGTCCATTATTAAATCTCTCTGACCACACTCTTTTTGCAAGCTGATGCACATTTTTGCAGTAAAGTAAAGGAGAAATTGGATGTTTCAAGTTTGAAGTTTTGTATTTGTGAGTATCGGCAGAATGTCTCAAGACCAAATGTCAGAATGTTTAGACTGGCAGGGAATTAAAATCCGATGATGTGTTTCGTGTTCCATAAATAAAAGGTTTGTTTCGCTCCTTCTCTTCTTGTTAACCCCTTTTCGTAGTGTCACTGGACATAGAAATTCCTTCATAAGGAGATAAATGTGTGCAAAAAGCCCTGATGGTAGAGTTCATTTGGACTCATCTGAAGGTCGTCATGCTGTCTCTGTCGTTGTATTAAACCTTCTGCCACTTGGAGGAGGGAGAACCGATCTGCAGGCCGGCAAAAAAGACCTGGTACCGGTGCTTCCACATGATGAAGGCCCCGATGGCACAGACCAGTGCTTGGGCCAGGTTGAGCCCGATCTGGACCAGGAAGTACAGAGTGAAGGTCCCAGTTATCACCTCGCAGTCGCCGACTCCCTCATAGTTAAAGGTGCGAGCTATCGGGTCTTCTTGGCTGAGTGTGCAGACACAGTCCTCTCCTGCCGGCCCACAGCTGAAAGCACTGGTCTGGGAGTAATGGTGCCCAGCGAACGCCACGACCAGCACTGAAACGACCAACCCGATGGTACACAGGATAAAGTACAGAACCTGTGGAGGACAAATGGAAAGTACGTTGCATTCTTTCCTTCCACTTGAGATGTTTTGCTCCTGCTGTTGTACTGTGATTAACTCAGAGCTCCAAAACCAGTTTAGGACCAGGTACGCTGGCTCAGACCCTGAGGCAGGTTAAAGAGATTACCCACAATTCTACAGGGAAAGGTCTGACCCAGAACACATGCAAgactgctccagcagcttcccACCTTCACTGAACATCCTGCGTGAGTATGAACAGTCTAAAAATACAGCTGTTAAATGTGACACAGCCTCGGTGTTGTTTACGCAATTGCACGATCTCAGTAACACTAAATCTTCATCTTAATCCGTTGCTTACATAACAGCAGCCCTCATTTGCTGGTGTATTTTCATCTGTTACGCGCCGTTTATGGAATTATAGGAGTGCTGAGAGCTGTTGAATTCTAAATGCTATTATATTAAATTTGGAGCAGCCAGTTGGTCGGAGGCACATGTGCAAACAGCAGGTCTGTCAACAGGGACTTTGGCTGAAAATGATGTAAAGAGAGACGATCAGGAACCCCCCAAATTCTGCAGCACACATGAAGAAATTTGAACATTTCGAGCTTTGCAATGTGCCATTGGTCAAGTGACTTAAAACCTCTTACAGGCAGTGGTTGGAATTCTTTTTCAGAACTGCAGTTTTGGATAATTCTTGAGACAAatagtgcgtgcgtgcgtgtgtgtgtgtgtgtggactcacTTTACAAATGAACTGCGCTGACGTTCTCTCATCAGGGACGTAGGTGATGCAGTACAGGATGAAGCCCAGGATGGAAACTAAACACAGCTGTAACACCATGAAAGTAACAACAATTTGTGAATCATTTTAATTCCTAAAGGACTAAAAACAgcccatgtttttttttttaaccatgtcACACACACTGTTCCTTGCATGTATACGTTCTGCTGGCTGTGGTAAAGAATCAGTTGTTCTGAGTCCAGGTTGTTCACATCCTCTCTCAATATTGGCTGATTGCATGATTCAGCAGTTAGCTGTCATCTGATTACATTATTACCTCTCCCAgcccccatccccccctccccccacccccttcacacagacacactcacagtcTCCTTAGTGCAATTAGAGTCTTGTGACCAACATGCAGCATcttatttgaatgtttttccCAGGTTTTTATGTACTGAGGATTCTCTGCTGAGGTCTTGGTGACCTCCGTGTTTTTCACTTGGCTGGATCTCGTGAGGATCTAACTCGGGATGTTGGTGACCAGGGATGTTTTTCAAGAGCAGATGCTGTCTGAGATATCAGGCAACACGCTGCTACTCGTGCAGTCTTGCAACAAGTTTTTTTCCCACCTTATGACAGATTTTCCTCAAATAGGCAACAGAAAGCTGATCGTTCTTCACTTCACATTTATCCTTCTCCTTATTTTTATGTGTTACAGTGCATTGTTAACACATGTAAAATGTTTTGTTTCCCCCTGTATAAGGGTTGTTATTTcagattcatttatttaactgCAGTTCTGAGTCCCCACTTTGACTTCATATGCTCAAATCAAAGAGAATCAAGGAGAAACAGGGCCTGTGGTGATGAGCGGGCTCATTGAGTTTAAGTTTAAAGATAGCAACGAGAGGTATCAGGTATCGGTATAATATAAATATCTCAGTGATTTTCTCATGGCTGTCTGCCAGAGACGTGTGGGCCAACACTGACATGCACGTGAAGGTGGACAGCATCTTATGGGATATAAGCCGAGGGTCATGCAAAGGTATCAGAATACGCGCACGCATGTAAACAAGCAGAAGCTGAAAAGGGAGCTTACGGTGATCCCAGCCCAGTGTGGTGTCTCTCTCGCCATGAGTGAGGGGCTTATGGCCAACATGAGGAAGGCCACCACCGTGACGGCCACCCccaacagcagctggagcaAGGCGACGAGCAGAGGGAAGCGACAAAACCTGCACTTATGGCCGTCCTCTGGTTCTGggctttcttctcttttcttgctCCTGCTCTCCTTGTCTAAAGaccccttcttctcctccattgCAGCCACTTTTGTCTGACTTTCTCTGCTTGACTCTCACCGTTGCAGTTTTTGGGGTGGATGAGCCTGTCTGCCGTCTGCCTCTCTCCCCTTCACGCCCCCTCCTGCCAAGGCTCCCTACCATAAGCCCTGCTCGCCTGCTatttgaaaacagaaaaagcacTGAACTAATATGGAAAACATTTGGACGGGATTCCTAAAGCGGCTCCGGTGCCACATATAGAGCAGGAGGCATTCAGAGGAAAAGGGGGCCGGGAAGGCACGAAGGGGGAGTCCCAACACACGACGGTGAAAGTGTGTtgtatcttttttaaaaacgtaTTCATGTTAAAGGGGAGAAGGGCAAATCAGCAGGTCTGGGTTAATGAGAAGCCAGCTCAGAGGAGATCACACTTGACTTGAGATCAGGGGAGATTGGATCATTCTTTGTCAGCAGTGTTACACAAGAGAGCCATATGCTGCCAGCCAGAAAGAGTCACATGACTTACAGGAAGAAGTGAGACATGTGAGGGCTTTGCATGGGCTCAGATGTTAGTGTTTTTGAGCATCTAGAGTTCACAAGAGGATAACAGGTGTCTCTGGCTGTCAGATTAACTCCCTGGAGCCACTGTAATAAACTTGTAAATAAAACATACGTAGAGAGCTCTGGAGTGGTTCTTTTATAACGTCAAACCGCATGTATAAGAATTAAAAGCGTTTCACttaaatatcaaaatatttttatattcattatttttcttgtttttcgtCAAGATTTCAGAGGGTCTGGCAGGGAATCGGTATTATTTGTGGCTGGCGTTTGCCGAAATCGATTACCAGACAAAGGTGCTGCTGTGAAGGTGGGAGAGCGGCACCCATGCTGATGTTAATAAAGGAGACGCACGTGTCTGAGCACACGGTTGGGCCGGTGCCATGGTTACTGACAACGCAGAACTGAACGACAGAAAACGCGTGAAGACATCACCCGACCTGCCCTTTTCTCGGCAACATCGCTGCGGAACGGTCGAACACGGACGCGCTCGGCGAACAACTCTGATATTTTGAACGCGACCTTTGTTGCTTGCTTTAGAGACAGTGCGGAGGGGGAGGTAAAGGAAGCAGACGCGCGTTTAAGATCGCGGCTTTAGCTCACTAACACAACTAAACCCGACAGCCCGACACTTTGTCTGTCTTCACGCTTTTGCGCGTTGCGCTCTGAATCGTTGAACGCGTCGCGTTTCGCCAGCCAGGTCGATAAGTGTTTGGAGCGCATTGCTATAGGAACGGCGGCGATCGCTGTTGGACACAGGCAACTTTGTGCTGTTGCTGACTACACGTGAGTCTGAAGCTGTTCCCGAGCAGAGGCGCGCGTGCGCTCTGACCACAGAACCGTGCGAAGCGGCAGCTCAGGGAACTCCAGACATCAGTCTGGATCACAGCTCCACCGGAGGACACGCACTCCCACCGTCTCCTTCAGCCGCCCGCTCCCGGAATAGCGAACCCATAGAGAAGTTGAGGCGCGGACAGCCGGCAACATTGGAGCCATGGACGAAAGAATACCACATTTACAGGACAGGCAGTTCATGGAGCGCGCAGATTTCTTGGGGTAAGTGTTTCGCTTTTGGCGAACTCgcgcaaataaataaataaataaataaatcaagcaaATTGTTGTGGTAGCCTGGTGATTGACCGGAGACTCTCCGACTTTAGGATGGATTACCCCTCTCTCTACATGTGCAAGTCGAAAAGGGGAATTAAACGAGAGGACGGTGGTAAGGTACGCATACTGGCTCTACTTTTCTGTTTTGTAACCGAGTTCAGTTAGTTTATAATGCGCACCATTAGAATGTGCCTTATATAACAACTTTGTGTGCAGAGAGTGATTGTTTTATATCGGCAGGACGCGTACAAGTTACCACACAGGCTGATAGAGAAGAAGAGGCGAGACAGAATCAACGAATGCATCGGCCAGCTGAAAGATTTATTACCCGAACATCTGAAGCTCTCGGTGAGACCGCGGCTCCTCACAAAGTTTGAAGTGACTCTTCAAACCTGCTTTTGCGCGGAAAAAAATGTCCTGACTCTGGTTTCGTGCCTCCCCAGACGCTCGGACATTTGGAGAAGGCGGTTGTCCTGGAGTTGACGCTGAAACATTTGAACGCTCTGACCGCTGTCACTGAGCAACAGCACCAAAAGATCATCGCTTTGCAGAACGGTAAGGTGCACGAACCTAGAATTAGCATTGCGTAGATGTAATCATAAACATTCTAAAGGAAATCCGCTTGGGGGTTAAggattaaaaagataaaaatcagAACTAGGGTGTTTTGACAGATGAATTAAACGCGCTGTTTAGACGCGTCCCTTTTATTTGACGGTAATGATCTGATTATTCTGTCTTGCAGGGGACCGGTCGATGAAATCTATTCATGCAGACTTGGACGCGTTCCACTCCGGGTTCCAGGCTTGTGCCAAAGAGGTCCTGCAGTACCTGAGCCAGGTTGAGAACTGGGCAGCGAGAGAGCAGAGATGCGCGCAGCTTATCAACCATCTTCATAAGACGCTGGCGCAATTGCAGACCTGCGCACCGCAGCCGCCCAGCCAGCACCAGCTGGCTGCCGCGGACGCGCAGGATGGGCAGAAAGCTGACAGCCAAGCCAACTGTGTCCCGGTCATCCAGAGGACCCAAGGAGGGGAACTTAACGAGAacgacacagacacagaca
The nucleotide sequence above comes from Takifugu rubripes chromosome 9, fTakRub1.2, whole genome shotgun sequence. Encoded proteins:
- the bhlhe41 gene encoding class E basic helix-loop-helix protein 41 isoform X2, translated to MDERIPHLQDRQFMERADFLGMDYPSLYMCKSKRGIKREDGGKDAYKLPHRLIEKKRRDRINECIGQLKDLLPEHLKLSTLGHLEKAVVLELTLKHLNALTAVTEQQHQKIIALQNGDRSMKSIHADLDAFHSGFQACAKEVLQYLSQVENWAAREQRCAQLINHLHKTLAQLQTCAPQPPSQHQLAAADAQDGQKADSQANCVPVIQRTQGGELNENDTDTDSGYGGEAEKSDGKDKDTERTKAQGHKAVKVKQEFGDEHVAKKPKMNSPGNSLGGADAIRPDLALMNSLMGISSVGQQTPICMPFYFINPSAAASYMPFFDKNNIEKYMYPAAAALTSPFPWLYPAHAAAAAAAAAFPSLSAHLGASSQSNDSRSPDSEESLDAEAGSPEEPQESPARYEDSDVADAFQDSKKSPHDQLSACQAS
- the bhlhe41 gene encoding class E basic helix-loop-helix protein 41 isoform X1; this translates as MDERIPHLQDRQFMERADFLGLVIDRRLSDFRMDYPSLYMCKSKRGIKREDGGKDAYKLPHRLIEKKRRDRINECIGQLKDLLPEHLKLSTLGHLEKAVVLELTLKHLNALTAVTEQQHQKIIALQNGDRSMKSIHADLDAFHSGFQACAKEVLQYLSQVENWAAREQRCAQLINHLHKTLAQLQTCAPQPPSQHQLAAADAQDGQKADSQANCVPVIQRTQGGELNENDTDTDSGYGGEAEKSDGKDKDTERTKAQGHKAVKVKQEFGDEHVAKKPKMNSPGNSLGGADAIRPDLALMNSLMGISSVGQQTPICMPFYFINPSAAASYMPFFDKNNIEKYMYPAAAALTSPFPWLYPAHAAAAAAAAAFPSLSAHLGASSQSNDSRSPDSEESLDAEAGSPEEPQESPARYEDSDVADAFQDSKKSPHDQLSACQAS
- the sspn gene encoding sarcospan, with the translated sequence MEEKKGSLDKESRSKKREESPEPEDGHKCRFCRFPLLVALLQLLLGVAVTVVAFLMLAISPSLMARETPHWAGITLCLVSILGFILYCITYVPDERTSAQFICKVLYFILCTIGLVVSVLVVAFAGHHYSQTSAFSCGPAGEDCVCTLSQEDPIARTFNYEGVGDCEVITGTFTLYFLVQIGLNLAQALVCAIGAFIMWKHRYQVFFAGLQIGSPSSKWQKV